The Ornithodoros turicata isolate Travis unplaced genomic scaffold, ASM3712646v1 ctg00001050.1, whole genome shotgun sequence genomic sequence TTGCCAGCCTCTTGCACGCTGTATGAAATGTGTTGAGGGCCGTTTCTCCATGGAATGGCTCATGACTTTTATGGTGTTGCTCCTAACAATATCCGCACTTCGCTGTCCTACATGGCGGCCCTCCGTTTACGTTCCTGTCTCAGATATGGAAGAAGAAGTGTGGGCCTGTCCGGTGTCTGAACCAAGTACGTTGCCGCTTTGCCCGCTTGTACCGAATGGCTTACCAAGATACGTTGGTGTGAAAAGAAGAGTGAACCAAACTCTCCTCGAGCACATTGCGAGTGAAGTGGAGCCAGGAGGCCGTTGGCGTCCCAAGCATTGCCGTGCACAGCAGAGCCTTGTGGTTTTAGTGCCATACCGCGATCGCGCTATGCATCTTGCCCTCTTCTTACAGCACATGCACCCTTTCCTACAGTCCCAGTTACTCGACTATTCCATCTATATCGTCGAACAGAGCGCGGAGCATGACTTTAACCGTGCTAAGCTTTTCAACATTGGCTTTGTGGAAGCTTTGAAAGACCGTGGCGACGCCTGCTGCTTTGTCTTTCATGACGTGGACCTTCTTCCAGAAAATGGTGACAACTTGTACGCCTGCGGCCATCAGCCACGGCACATGTGTGCAGCCCTGGATACTTTTCGCTATGTTCTGCCCTACCCAGAATTGTTCGGTGGAGTAGTTGCCATGCATCGCCAACACTTTGAGGCCCTCGGTGGATTTTCCAACCGCTTCTTCGGTTGGGGAGGCGAGGATGATGATTTGGCTGCACGCGTAAAGCGAGTGGGTCTTAATATCGTCCGCTGGGAACCTAAGCTGACCATGTACTCTGCCTTGAGTCATGTTCCTGCTGCTCCTAACCCAGCACGTTACAACCTGTTGCAGGAACGTGATCTTGATGATGGGCTGTCATCACTTTCATATCGCCTTCTGAAACATGAACGTAGGCCCCTCTATACCAATCTTCTAGTTGACGTAGGTAACACAGAAACGAGGATGCATTTGTGACCACTCTAGTGTGTTGTTATTTTAAGTGCTAGTTTtgctatttattttatttattactgCAACAAAATGCTTGGACACCCATGCTTATGGGTTTTGTGCACATATCCGTATGTACAGGCAAGCACTATAAAGAGTCTCATTCAGGCCTGGCAATTGCAAATTCATATTGTACACTTATACACCTGTCACATGGCAAATTGAATGGCATTCGCAGCAAACAACATTTGCACCAAATGTCATTCGTTGCAATTAATGCAAGTattgcatcgagctacacgaagtaAAAGAACGTCATTTGCAAATGATGTCACTGTCGATGATGACACCAGGGCCAAACTGCATGGGCGGGCACCTGGGGAGGAGCATATTACAGGAGGCTGTGAT encodes the following:
- the LOC135376174 gene encoding beta-1,4-N-acetylgalactosaminyltransferase bre-4-like is translated as MTLSTRPLRMVCLHCQPLARCMKCVEGRFSMEWLMTFMVLLLTISALRCPTWRPSVYVPVSDMEEEVWACPVSEPSTLPLCPLVPNGLPRYVGVKRRVNQTLLEHIASEVEPGGRWRPKHCRAQQSLVVLVPYRDRAMHLALFLQHMHPFLQSQLLDYSIYIVEQSAEHDFNRAKLFNIGFVEALKDRGDACCFVFHDVDLLPENGDNLYACGHQPRHMCAALDTFRYVLPYPELFGGVVAMHRQHFEALGGFSNRFFGWGGEDDDLAARVKRVGLNIVRWEPKLTMYSALSHVPAAPNPARYNLLQERDLDDGLSSLSYRLLKHERRPLYTNLLVDVGNTETRMHL